The following coding sequences are from one Lysinibacillus sp. FSL W8-0992 window:
- a CDS encoding DUF418 domain-containing protein — MERIKLLDVARGLAIIGTLGTNIWVFGSSHHTVEVDEVEISNIGSYISHFTDFLTNGKFLGLLTIMFGIGMQLKYTSFQNRELPWFRLYLWSMILLYIDGLLHFIFVFEFDVLMSYSLTGILVAFIIQRSERIMKICMFCAGAIHVLYQVWQGFISVIMSSKLVSMLFPNNPYANISTERDLAEQALIRYDNQLLEISGFTWWEQVVYRMEHFWVLRSEAIMILPMNVFLFLLGVFLVRKGLLKMDERGIRLQKRLLWIGFGIGIPINALSLFNVHFVAFDRYVFAPILSLGYLGLVFLIARHHKFVKTQQYISNVGKMALTCYITQNIVSSFLFYNWGLGLSKHYNPLLIYASWLGISLFMIGFSTLWLQKYKQGPVETIWRKLGNIPVNRYKQKLT, encoded by the coding sequence ATGGAGAGAATAAAATTACTAGATGTCGCTAGAGGACTCGCTATTATTGGCACACTTGGAACGAATATTTGGGTTTTTGGATCGTCTCATCATACTGTGGAAGTGGATGAAGTTGAAATTTCGAATATTGGTTCATACATATCGCATTTCACAGATTTTTTGACGAATGGTAAGTTTCTAGGTCTGTTAACGATTATGTTCGGTATTGGCATGCAATTGAAATATACTAGCTTTCAAAATCGTGAACTCCCTTGGTTTCGCCTATATTTATGGTCAATGATTTTACTCTATATTGATGGGCTTCTCCATTTTATATTTGTTTTTGAATTTGATGTACTAATGAGTTATTCGCTAACAGGTATCCTCGTTGCTTTTATCATTCAACGATCCGAGAGAATAATGAAAATATGTATGTTTTGTGCTGGTGCTATTCATGTTCTTTACCAAGTTTGGCAAGGGTTCATTAGTGTGATTATGTCTTCTAAGCTAGTAAGTATGTTATTTCCAAATAATCCTTATGCCAATATTAGTACTGAACGTGATTTAGCTGAACAAGCATTAATACGATATGATAATCAATTGCTTGAAATATCTGGGTTTACTTGGTGGGAGCAAGTCGTTTACAGGATGGAGCATTTTTGGGTATTACGATCAGAAGCCATTATGATTTTACCTATGAATGTTTTTTTATTTTTACTTGGCGTCTTCCTCGTACGAAAAGGTTTATTGAAAATGGATGAACGCGGAATTCGACTGCAAAAGCGCCTGCTATGGATTGGTTTTGGTATCGGCATTCCAATCAATGCACTATCGCTCTTCAATGTACATTTTGTCGCATTTGACCGCTACGTTTTTGCCCCTATCTTATCACTAGGCTATTTAGGCCTTGTTTTCTTAATCGCTCGCCACCATAAGTTTGTCAAAACACAACAATATATTAGTAACGTTGGAAAAATGGCGCTTACATGCTATATCACCCAAAACATCGTATCATCCTTTTTGTTCTACAATTGGGGGCTCGGTCTTTCCAAACACTATAACCCGCTTTTAATATATGCATCTTGGTTAGGCATTTCATTATTTATGATTGGA
- a CDS encoding fluoride efflux transporter FluC produces the protein MILVGIGGILGALTRFYLGKWIVSTYPWATFIINITGSFILGLLFGSHPSEALWHFLGIGFLGAYTTFSTFGFEMLQLVEKKKWGLALAYICSTVLLGLLFAALGLYILA, from the coding sequence ATGATCCTTGTAGGCATAGGTGGAATTTTAGGTGCATTAACAAGATTTTACTTAGGAAAATGGATTGTCAGTACTTATCCTTGGGCAACCTTCATTATCAACATTACAGGTTCTTTTATCCTTGGTCTTTTATTTGGCAGCCATCCAAGTGAAGCATTATGGCATTTTTTAGGTATCGGTTTTTTAGGTGCTTACACAACTTTTTCGACGTTCGGCTTTGAAATGCTACAACTAGTAGAAAAGAAAAAATGGGGATTAGCTTTAGCCTATATTTGTAGTACAGTATTATTAGGATTACTCTTTGCTGCACTTGGTCTTTACATTTTGGCATAA
- the crcB gene encoding fluoride efflux transporter CrcB produces MKTFLAIGIGGFFGAMSRYYLSVLLPNTANFPTTTLFINLVGCFCLAFLFTTFTNRTPLVLGVGTGFLGAFTTFSTFSVETLLLIENNQWVQALSYCLISVLGGLACAWLGALLARGRMQ; encoded by the coding sequence TTGAAAACGTTTTTGGCAATAGGTATAGGTGGATTTTTCGGCGCGATGTCCCGCTATTACCTCAGCGTGTTACTTCCCAACACCGCTAACTTTCCAACTACAACACTTTTTATTAATTTAGTTGGATGCTTTTGTTTAGCCTTTCTTTTTACGACTTTTACTAACCGGACACCACTCGTACTTGGCGTTGGTACAGGCTTTTTAGGAGCCTTCACAACTTTTTCTACCTTTTCTGTAGAAACACTTTTACTCATTGAAAATAACCAATGGGTACAAGCCCTTTCTTATTGCTTAATTAGCGTATTGGGCGGTTTAGCTTGCGCTTGGCTTGGTGCTTTACTTGCAAGGGGGCGAATGCAATGA
- a CDS encoding ABC transporter ATP-binding protein, with amino-acid sequence MFDVLSKLSWFFKQYWKQYTVAIVLLMIASALEVIPPYLLGNIIDILTAGTMTTAILSKYILIFSGIIVGGYVLNFVWQFRLFEGAINLEKILRRNLMQHFLRMTPTFYEKNRTGDLMARATNDLNAVSLTAGFGIMTLIDSTIYMGCIIFAMGFMISWKLTIFAMLPVPIMAILIQYLGKIVHERYMKAQDAFGELNDSVLESVAGVRVVRAYVQEKKDEATFAEMSETVYEKNMHTTKINALFGPITKVGTGISYVVALGYGAHLVSTEAMSLGQLVTFTVYLGLAVWPIFAIGELINVMQQGNASLDRVQETLRYEADVQNIAIPQTVAAPHAIGFDNLSFQYPMSQVKNLQQISLSLKKGQTLGIVGKTGAGKTTFLRQLLREYPIETGQLSIDGIDITSQTKEQLLDWIGYVPQDHVLFSRTIRENILFGKEDATEEELKQAIYAAYFEKDLAHLPMGLETLVGEKGVSLSGGQKQRVSIARALIKDPEILILDDSLSAVDAKTEAKIIENIQRERQDRTTIITTHRLSGIQHANMIIVLDEGQIVEQGTHEQLLSQQGWYKEQFDRQQLEGGAS; translated from the coding sequence ATGTTTGATGTATTAAGCAAATTAAGCTGGTTTTTCAAGCAATATTGGAAGCAATACACAGTAGCGATTGTGCTATTAATGATTGCTAGTGCTTTAGAAGTTATTCCTCCTTATTTACTTGGGAACATAATTGATATTTTAACAGCAGGCACAATGACAACTGCAATTTTATCGAAGTATATTTTGATTTTCAGCGGTATTATTGTTGGTGGCTATGTATTAAATTTTGTATGGCAATTTCGATTATTTGAAGGTGCCATTAACTTAGAGAAAATTTTACGACGCAATTTAATGCAACATTTTTTACGGATGACGCCTACTTTTTATGAAAAGAATCGCACGGGTGATTTAATGGCGCGTGCTACGAATGATTTAAATGCTGTATCCCTAACTGCGGGCTTTGGGATTATGACACTTATTGATTCAACCATTTATATGGGATGTATTATTTTTGCAATGGGCTTTATGATTTCATGGAAATTAACCATTTTTGCCATGTTACCAGTGCCTATTATGGCTATTCTTATACAATATTTAGGGAAAATTGTGCATGAGCGTTATATGAAGGCACAGGATGCCTTTGGCGAATTAAATGATAGTGTTCTCGAGTCTGTAGCAGGCGTTCGGGTTGTACGGGCATATGTCCAAGAAAAAAAGGACGAAGCAACATTTGCGGAGATGAGTGAAACCGTTTATGAAAAAAATATGCATACTACGAAAATAAATGCCTTATTCGGACCAATTACGAAAGTCGGTACAGGTATTAGTTATGTTGTGGCACTCGGTTACGGTGCACACTTAGTATCTACTGAGGCGATGTCGTTAGGGCAACTTGTAACGTTTACTGTCTATTTAGGATTAGCAGTTTGGCCAATTTTTGCAATCGGAGAACTTATTAATGTAATGCAGCAAGGGAATGCCTCATTGGACCGTGTACAGGAGACATTGCGCTATGAAGCAGATGTGCAAAATATTGCAATACCTCAAACGGTAGCAGCTCCGCATGCCATTGGATTCGATAATTTATCCTTCCAGTATCCAATGAGTCAGGTAAAGAATCTTCAACAAATTTCGTTGTCACTAAAAAAGGGGCAAACACTTGGTATTGTTGGAAAGACAGGTGCAGGAAAGACGACTTTCCTGCGACAATTACTTCGTGAATATCCAATTGAAACGGGCCAGTTATCGATTGATGGGATTGATATAACATCACAAACAAAGGAGCAATTACTCGATTGGATTGGGTATGTCCCGCAGGATCATGTGTTATTCTCTCGAACAATTAGAGAAAATATTTTATTTGGGAAAGAAGATGCAACGGAAGAAGAGCTGAAACAAGCGATTTATGCTGCATATTTTGAAAAAGATTTAGCCCATCTCCCAATGGGGCTTGAAACACTTGTTGGCGAAAAGGGCGTATCACTTTCAGGTGGTCAAAAGCAGCGTGTATCTATTGCTCGTGCACTAATAAAAGACCCTGAAATTTTAATACTCGATGATTCGCTTTCTGCTGTAGACGCTAAAACAGAGGCGAAGATTATAGAAAATATTCAACGAGAACGACAGGATCGAACTACGATTATTACAACCCATCGTTTGTCGGGAATTCAACATGCAAATATGATTATTGTGCTTGATGAAGGGCAAATCGTAGAGCAAGGAACACATGAACAGCTCCTTTCACAACAAGGCTGGTATAAAGAGCAATTTGACCGTCAACAGCTAGAAGGAGGTGCCTCATGA
- a CDS encoding ABC transporter ATP-binding protein: MSTSQRLTRYAMYFKKPILLGLFFLTIAVFTELVGPFIAKHIIDNYMTIGKLEIKPITWLLILYLILAIATAILRYFMYIYLQMGANRVVQKLRKDVFEHIQTLPIQYFDNLPAGKIVARVTNDTEAVRNLYVQVLSNFVTSLISILGVYVALFILNWQMACLALVMVPIIYVWMILYRKFASKYNDVIRTKIADINAMINESIQGMTIIQAFRREQQMTKEFDDMNNEHYAYERKLLVLDSATSFNLVNTLRLLMFTIFIFYFGTQSMTTTQIISAGTLYAFVDYLTKLFNPITNIVNQFSQLERSLVAGKRVFEVLDIDGEPVSEVSLPRYKGNVVFEDVSFAYKNDDYVLKNLSFEAHQGETIALVGHTGSGKSSIMNLLFRFYDPSKGKISIDGIDITAVARQSMREHMGIVLQDPYLFTGTIASNVSLNNPKISREKVEESLRAVGGDRVLVNLPNGYDEPVIEKGSTLSSGQRQLISFARALAFDPAILILDEATSNIDTETEEIIQHAMDVLKKGRTTFIIAHRLSTIKNADRILVLDRGEIVERGTHEELLELGGIYEKMYQMQANSLQ, from the coding sequence ATGAGTACGAGTCAACGATTAACTCGCTATGCGATGTATTTTAAAAAACCAATATTACTAGGTTTATTTTTCTTAACAATTGCAGTATTTACCGAGCTTGTAGGGCCTTTTATTGCGAAGCATATAATCGATAATTATATGACGATTGGTAAATTAGAAATAAAGCCGATTACATGGCTGTTAATACTTTATTTAATATTGGCGATTGCAACAGCAATATTACGTTATTTTATGTATATTTATTTACAAATGGGAGCAAACCGCGTTGTTCAAAAATTACGTAAGGACGTTTTTGAGCATATTCAAACATTGCCAATTCAATATTTTGATAACTTACCGGCAGGGAAAATCGTGGCACGCGTGACGAATGATACAGAGGCAGTACGTAATTTATATGTACAGGTGCTATCGAATTTCGTAACAAGTTTAATCTCAATTTTAGGTGTCTATGTAGCGCTGTTCATTTTAAATTGGCAAATGGCTTGTTTAGCATTAGTAATGGTGCCAATCATTTACGTATGGATGATTTTATATCGTAAATTTGCTTCGAAGTATAACGATGTTATTCGAACTAAAATTGCCGATATCAATGCGATGATTAACGAATCAATACAAGGTATGACCATTATTCAAGCATTTCGCCGTGAGCAACAAATGACGAAGGAATTTGATGATATGAATAATGAGCATTATGCCTATGAGCGTAAATTATTAGTGCTAGATTCGGCGACTTCATTCAATTTAGTGAATACGTTAAGACTTTTAATGTTTACCATTTTTATTTTCTACTTTGGGACGCAGTCGATGACGACAACACAAATAATTTCTGCAGGGACATTATATGCATTTGTCGATTATTTGACGAAATTATTTAATCCTATTACAAACATTGTCAATCAATTTTCTCAGCTTGAACGCTCGCTCGTTGCAGGGAAGCGTGTGTTTGAGGTGTTAGATATAGACGGTGAACCGGTATCAGAAGTAAGTCTTCCGAGATATAAAGGGAATGTCGTTTTTGAGGATGTTTCCTTTGCCTATAAAAACGATGATTATGTTTTGAAAAACTTATCTTTTGAAGCTCATCAAGGGGAAACCATTGCGCTTGTAGGTCATACAGGGTCAGGAAAAAGTTCCATTATGAACTTATTATTCCGCTTCTATGATCCTTCAAAAGGAAAGATTTCAATCGATGGTATTGATATTACAGCGGTCGCGCGTCAATCAATGCGTGAGCATATGGGTATTGTATTACAGGACCCATATTTATTTACAGGAACGATTGCTTCAAATGTGAGCTTAAATAATCCGAAAATTTCACGTGAAAAAGTGGAGGAATCTTTAAGAGCAGTTGGTGGTGATCGCGTCTTAGTAAACTTGCCTAATGGTTATGATGAACCTGTAATTGAAAAAGGAAGTACACTATCTTCAGGTCAGCGACAACTAATTTCCTTTGCACGTGCACTAGCCTTTGATCCGGCAATATTAATATTAGATGAAGCAACATCTAATATCGATACAGAGACAGAAGAAATTATCCAACATGCAATGGATGTTTTGAAAAAAGGTCGAACAACGTTTATCATTGCCCACCGTCTTTCAACGATAAAAAATGCGGATCGTATTCTTGTATTAGACCGTGGGGAGATTGTTGAGCGCGGTACGCACGAGGAGCTATTAGAGCTTGGAGGAATTTATGAAAAAATGTATCAAATGCAAGCTAACTCATTGCAGTAA
- the dacB gene encoding D-alanyl-D-alanine carboxypeptidase/D-alanyl-D-alanine endopeptidase, with protein MKKKIIIYTMLFMLFSSFPLINVEQAWASEQTMTTKINTIITKNWKNNEYSITVREMERGDVIYSNNGDKMIRPASTHKLLVSAAALDLLGPDYRFTTKAYIDGPVENGVLQGNIYLQGGGDPTLLPVHLESFANGIKKLGITKITGKLIADDTWFDDDRLAKGIVPEEEALSYASRISALTLSPNDQYDVGNVQVKVTGTKIGQAASVQLFPHASTIPIVNKTKIIKKGGKSTINITREYGTDRIVVTGNLPAGTEKNTYVTVYNPTLYTLDVLREKLIAKGIQQMPLDIGKVPNNAQRIGISNSIQLKDINFRFLKLSINGMGEMLTKQIGRELLGEGSWSAGIQAIRTYGIDTGLNMDQWYFEDGSGLNHQNRVSSMQESLLLYKVRNKSWYFSYLDALPHAGRKGKLVGATLENRLKGYSVSAKTGYITGTYALSGYVQGKSGKWYIFSILTQANKGAVITTIDEIVKQIANEM; from the coding sequence ATGAAAAAGAAAATTATTATTTATACGATGTTATTCATGTTGTTCAGTAGTTTTCCATTAATAAATGTCGAACAAGCTTGGGCATCTGAGCAAACAATGACGACTAAAATCAATACAATCATCACGAAAAACTGGAAAAATAATGAGTATAGTATTACTGTACGAGAAATGGAAAGAGGGGACGTCATTTACAGTAATAATGGCGATAAAATGATCCGTCCTGCTTCAACACATAAATTACTTGTTAGTGCTGCAGCATTAGATTTACTTGGTCCTGATTATCGCTTTACAACGAAGGCGTATATCGATGGACCCGTTGAAAATGGTGTATTACAAGGAAATATTTATTTACAAGGTGGTGGAGATCCTACACTGCTACCTGTCCATTTAGAATCATTCGCTAATGGAATAAAAAAATTAGGCATCACAAAAATTACAGGAAAATTAATTGCGGATGATACGTGGTTTGATGATGACCGTTTAGCAAAAGGTATTGTTCCTGAGGAGGAGGCATTATCTTATGCATCTCGTATTTCGGCTCTGACTCTTTCTCCAAATGATCAGTACGATGTCGGTAATGTCCAAGTTAAAGTGACTGGCACCAAAATTGGCCAAGCTGCAAGTGTTCAACTTTTCCCACATGCAAGCACAATACCAATTGTTAACAAAACTAAGATAATAAAAAAAGGTGGGAAATCGACGATCAATATTACGAGAGAATATGGAACAGATCGTATTGTTGTAACAGGCAATTTACCTGCTGGTACAGAGAAAAATACATATGTGACCGTTTATAATCCAACATTGTATACGCTGGATGTATTACGAGAAAAATTAATAGCAAAAGGTATTCAGCAAATGCCTCTTGACATAGGAAAAGTTCCAAATAATGCTCAACGAATAGGAATATCCAATTCAATACAATTAAAAGATATCAATTTTCGATTTTTAAAACTAAGCATTAACGGTATGGGAGAAATGTTGACGAAGCAAATAGGGAGAGAACTTCTTGGAGAAGGAAGTTGGTCGGCAGGTATACAGGCAATTCGTACATATGGAATAGATACTGGACTGAATATGGATCAATGGTACTTTGAAGATGGCTCTGGCTTAAATCATCAGAACCGTGTAAGTAGTATGCAGGAAAGCTTATTATTATATAAAGTTCGTAATAAGTCCTGGTACTTCTCCTATTTAGACGCCTTACCACATGCAGGCCGAAAAGGAAAGTTGGTTGGTGCTACATTAGAAAATCGCTTGAAAGGTTATAGTGTTTCAGCTAAAACAGGCTATATAACGGGAACCTATGCGTTAAGTGGCTATGTTCAAGGAAAAAGTGGTAAATGGTATATTTTTAGTATTTTAACACAAGCCAATAAAGGTGCAGTTATTACCACTATTGATGAAATAGTAAAACAAATTGCAAATGAAATGTAA
- a CDS encoding SDR family NAD(P)-dependent oxidoreductase, with protein MGKLQDKVVIITGGAGGIGSGMAKAMVKEGAIVAIVDLNEETGKAMEKELQQISPKSMFLQANLMDRANLHKIIDTVVEKYGKLDVLVNNAHASKQATIEDTTQADLDLSFDTGFYPTFYLMQAALPHLKESKGNVINFASGAGLAGHETQGAYAAAKEAIRGISRVAANEWGRFGINVNLISPIANSPGVQAWAKAQPEYYEAVKSKIPMGRFGDVEEDIGRVAVFLASEDSQYITGQTLMVDGGSIMLH; from the coding sequence ATGGGTAAATTACAAGACAAAGTCGTAATTATTACTGGCGGTGCAGGTGGTATCGGTAGTGGTATGGCAAAAGCAATGGTAAAAGAAGGAGCTATTGTAGCAATTGTTGATTTAAATGAAGAAACAGGAAAAGCAATGGAAAAAGAATTGCAACAAATTTCTCCAAAATCAATGTTTTTACAAGCAAATTTAATGGATCGTGCTAATTTGCATAAAATTATCGATACAGTTGTTGAAAAATACGGTAAACTAGATGTATTAGTTAATAATGCACATGCTTCTAAACAAGCAACTATTGAAGACACAACACAAGCTGATTTAGATTTATCATTTGATACTGGTTTCTACCCAACATTTTATTTAATGCAAGCAGCATTACCGCATTTAAAAGAGTCAAAAGGGAATGTTATTAATTTTGCTTCTGGCGCGGGTCTTGCTGGACATGAAACACAAGGTGCCTATGCGGCTGCAAAAGAAGCAATCCGCGGTATTTCTCGTGTAGCGGCAAATGAATGGGGACGTTTCGGTATTAATGTAAACTTAATTAGCCCTATTGCGAATTCACCAGGTGTACAAGCATGGGCAAAAGCACAACCAGAATATTACGAAGCTGTTAAAAGTAAAATTCCTATGGGACGCTTTGGTGATGTTGAAGAAGACATCGGCCGCGTAGCAGTATTTTTAGCATCAGAGGACTCACAATATATCACAGGCCAAACGCTTATGGTTGACGGTGGCTCTATTATGCTTCACTAA
- a CDS encoding MarR family winged helix-turn-helix transcriptional regulator gives MAQTSIFKLIHMIDQMNNANIIRFTKAFPYPLGISPILVLSELKIKGPQRQAELAETIGYTKGAMTSIAEKLVKLGLAERLYDDADRRTIRLQITEEGVGALIKAQEVGKEVFIQLFEVLNDEEIAQYLSIQEKLVQGIHDRAE, from the coding sequence TTGGCACAGACAAGTATTTTTAAACTCATTCATATGATTGATCAGATGAATAATGCGAATATTATACGCTTTACGAAAGCGTTTCCGTATCCGTTAGGTATTTCACCAATTTTAGTTTTAAGTGAACTGAAAATAAAAGGTCCTCAAAGACAAGCAGAATTAGCGGAAACGATTGGGTATACGAAAGGTGCTATGACAAGTATTGCTGAAAAATTAGTGAAACTGGGCTTAGCAGAAAGACTTTACGATGATGCCGATAGACGGACAATTCGTTTGCAGATTACCGAAGAAGGTGTAGGTGCTTTAATCAAAGCGCAAGAGGTAGGGAAGGAAGTATTTATTCAACTTTTTGAAGTATTGAATGACGAAGAAATTGCACAATATTTGTCTATTCAAGAAAAGTTAGTGCAAGGAATTCACGACAGAGCTGAATAG
- a CDS encoding LCP family glycopolymer transferase — protein sequence MEKNMKRSKEKKSKKKIWLWIIGSLLAIFLIFIGTAYYTIQKTMNKINTPLVETTDTSDKTQKTITKKEPFSVLMLGVDERKDDSGRSDTMIVITVNPEKQTMKMLSIPRDTRTDIIGHDTVDKINHAYAFGGVPMAMDTVENLLDIPLDYYVFINMEGFLQIIDTLGGVTIQNDMDLTYDSYHYPEGEITLNGDEALIFSRIRYEDPRGDFGRQIRQRQIIEAVMKKASTPSMLLKATDMLDVVGDNVRMNFTVKDLIQLQSIYKKMDNNIDQLSFEAGEGQMINHIWYYIPDETELQQIKTELKTHLE from the coding sequence ATGGAAAAAAACATGAAACGCTCTAAAGAAAAAAAGAGCAAAAAGAAGATTTGGCTGTGGATAATAGGGAGCCTATTAGCAATTTTTCTAATTTTTATAGGTACTGCTTATTATACTATCCAAAAGACGATGAATAAAATAAATACACCACTTGTAGAAACTACAGATACTTCCGACAAAACGCAAAAAACAATTACGAAAAAAGAGCCTTTTTCTGTGCTGATGCTAGGTGTTGATGAACGAAAGGACGATAGTGGTCGTTCAGACACAATGATTGTTATTACAGTAAATCCTGAAAAGCAAACGATGAAAATGTTAAGTATTCCAAGAGATACACGGACAGACATCATTGGGCATGACACAGTGGATAAGATTAACCATGCTTATGCATTTGGAGGCGTACCAATGGCAATGGATACGGTTGAAAATTTATTAGATATCCCGCTCGATTATTACGTATTTATAAATATGGAGGGATTCCTACAAATAATTGATACACTTGGTGGTGTAACTATTCAAAATGATATGGATTTAACCTATGATTCGTATCATTATCCTGAGGGTGAAATTACATTAAATGGTGATGAAGCTCTTATTTTTTCACGTATACGCTATGAAGATCCACGGGGTGATTTTGGCCGTCAAATTCGTCAAAGACAAATTATTGAAGCGGTTATGAAAAAAGCTTCAACACCTTCAATGTTGTTGAAGGCAACTGATATGCTTGATGTTGTCGGAGACAATGTCCGTATGAATTTTACGGTGAAAGATTTAATCCAGCTACAAAGTATTTATAAAAAAATGGATAATAATATTGATCAGTTATCATTTGAGGCAGGAGAGGGTCAAATGATTAATCATATTTGGTACTATATTCCGGATGAAACAGAGCTACAACAAATAAAAACAGAGTTAAAAACGCACTTGGAATAA
- a CDS encoding transcriptional regulator — protein sequence MMIGTILLAIALPVGIVLAVDLFNEQHHSAS from the coding sequence ATGATGATTGGAACAATTTTATTAGCCATCGCGTTGCCGGTAGGTATTGTTTTAGCAGTAGATTTATTTAACGAGCAACATCACTCTGCTTCATAA
- the lepB gene encoding signal peptidase I, whose amino-acid sequence MQAEKTNMKKEILSYIKIIVITAIVVLGCKQFLFAPIKVQGASMYPTYEDKDIIIVSKTSKIERFDQIVFQSPTEDELYIKRVIGLPGDIVEMIDDVLYVNGKAYKEDYVNRQTDDPSQLRITENFTLEGLTNEKKVPEGKYFVMGDNRLKSYDSRHYGLIGKDAIYGEAKITVYPFKHFHVGRE is encoded by the coding sequence ATGCAAGCAGAAAAAACGAATATGAAAAAAGAAATTCTATCCTACATTAAAATTATTGTTATTACAGCAATTGTCGTTTTAGGCTGTAAACAATTTTTATTTGCACCGATAAAAGTACAAGGTGCTTCTATGTATCCGACATATGAGGATAAGGACATAATTATTGTAAGTAAAACGAGTAAAATTGAACGCTTTGACCAAATTGTCTTTCAATCACCTACTGAGGATGAATTATATATTAAACGTGTTATAGGACTTCCAGGGGACATAGTAGAAATGATAGATGATGTATTGTATGTAAATGGTAAGGCGTATAAAGAAGATTATGTAAATCGTCAAACAGATGATCCGAGTCAATTACGTATTACAGAGAATTTCACACTAGAAGGTTTAACAAATGAGAAAAAAGTGCCAGAAGGTAAGTATTTCGTAATGGGAGATAACCGTCTAAAAAGCTATGATAGTCGCCATTACGGATTAATTGGTAAAGATGCTATTTATGGTGAAGCTAAAATAACTGTTTATCCATTTAAGCACTTTCACGTTGGCCGCGAATAG